The Lactuca sativa cultivar Salinas chromosome 2, Lsat_Salinas_v11, whole genome shotgun sequence genome includes a window with the following:
- the LOC111908478 gene encoding uncharacterized protein LOC111908478: protein MECLTGIFSNPFAQCLIAPVKEHLCLLIFYTQYVGDMLTAMTELNAAKDIVEERKNQNVEKCFEAPNHVNRWLEDVQTINRKVECVLNDNCNWFNLCNRYTLAVKALEITQEIDHAMKQLSQIEWTDDSVPLGRNDSTKASTSTPSSDYNDFESREHTFRKALEALGSNHTSHMVALWGMGGVGKTTMMKRLKKIIKEKRTFHYIVLVVIKENMDLISIQDAVADYLDMKLIESNESERADKLREGFQAKSDGGKNRFLIILDDVWQSVDMEDIGLSPFPNQGVDFKVLLTSENKDVCAKMGVEANLIFDVKFLTEEEAQSLFYQFVKVSDPHLDKIGKAIVRKCGGLPIAIKTIANTLKSRNKDVWKDALSRIEHHDIETIAHVVFQMSYDNLQNEEAQSIFLLCGLFPEDFDIPTEELVRYGWGLRVFNGVYTIGEARHRLNAYIELLKDSNLLIESDDVHCVKMHDLVRAFVLDTFNRFEHSLIVNHGNGGMLGWPENDMSASSCKRISLICKGMSDFPRDVKFPNLLILKLMHGDKSLKFPQDFYGEMKKLQVISYDHMKYPLLPTSPQCSTNLRVLHLHQCSLMFDCSSIGNLLNLEVLSFANSGIEWLPSTIGNLKELRVLDLTNCDGLRIDNGVLKKLVKLEELYMRVGGRYQKAISFTDENCNEMAERSKNLSALEFEFFKNNAQPKNMSFENLERFKISVGCYFKGDFGKIFHSFENTLRLVTNRTEVLESRLNELFEKTDVLYLSVGDMNDLEDVEVKLAHLPKSSSFHNLRVLIISECIELRYLFTLDVANTLSKLEHLQVYECDNMEEIIHTEGRGEVTITFPKLKFLSLCGLPNLLGLCGNVHIINLPQLTELKLNGIPGFTSIYPEKDVETSSLLNKEVVIPNLEKLDISYMKDLKEIWPCELGMSQEVDVSTLRVIKVSSCDNLVNLFPCNPMPLIHHLEELQVIFCGSIEVLFNIELDSIGQIGEGINNSSLRIIQLQNLGKLSEVWRIKGADNSSLLISGFQGVESIIINKCKRFRNVFTPTSTNFDMGALMEIRIQDCGEKRRENELVESSQEQEQIDIAIPFTLTHSFQNLRKLALEKYEGVEVVFEIESPTSRELVTIHHNQQPLLPNLELLDISFMDSMSHVWKCNWNKFFILQKQQSESPFCNLTTIHVQYCQSIKYLFSTLMAKLLSNLKKVEVRECHGIEEVVSNRDDEDEEKTTFTSTSSEKSTNLFPRLESLALYQLPNLKCIGGGGSANSGNNEISLDNSTTTSFVDQSKFYQAGGIFWTLCQYSREINIRECYALSSVIPCYAAGQMQKVQVLNIYRCNSMKELFETQGMNNNIGDSGCDEGNGCIPAISRLNNVIMLPNLKILKIEDCGNLEHVFTFSALESLKQLEELTIEKCKAMKVIVKEEDEYGEQTTKASSKEVVVFPRLKSIELENLQELMGFYLGKNEIQWPSLDKVMIKNCPEMMVFAPGESTAPKRKYINTSFGIYGMEEVLETQGMHNNNDDNCCDDGNGGIPRLNNVIMFPNIKILQISNCGSLEHIFTFSALESLIQLKELTIADCKAMKVIVKEEYDVEQTRASKAVVFSCLKSITLCHLPELVGFFLGKNEFWWPSLDKVTIIDCPQMMVFTPGGSTTPHLKYIHSSLGKHTLECGLNFQVTTTAYHQTPFLSLCPATSEGMPWSFHNLIEVSLMFNDVEKIIPSNELLNLQKLEKVHVRHCNGVEEVFEALEEGTNSSIGFDELSQTTTLVKLPNLTQVELEYLDCLRYIWKTNQWTAFEFPNLTTVTIRECHGLEHVFTSSMVGSLLQLQELHIYNCKYMEEVIARDADVVEEEEEDDDHDKRKDITLPFLKTVTLASLPRLKGFWLGKEDFSFPLLDTLSIEECPAIMTFTKGNSATPKLKEIEKGKISTPL, encoded by the exons ATGGAGTGTCTTACTGGTATCTTTAGCAACCCGTTTGCTCAGTGTCTCATCGCTCCTGTGAAAGAACACCTTTGCCTTCTGATTTTCTATACACAATATGTAGGGGATATGCTTACTGCAATGACGGAGTTGAATGCTGCAAAAGACATTGTTGAAGAGCGGAAGAATCAAAACGTAGAAAAATGTTTTGAGGCTCCAAACCATGTCAACCGTTGGTTGGAAGATGTTCAAACAATCAACAGAAAAGTGGAATGTGTTCTTAACGATAATTGCAATTGGTTCAATCTATGTAATAGGTACACGCTCGCAGTGAAAGCCTTGGAGATAACTCAGGAGATCGATCATGCCATGAAACAACTCTCTCAGATAGAATGGACTGATGATTCAGTTCCTTTGGGAAGAAATGATTCCACAAAGGCATCCACCTCTACACCATCAAGTGATTACAATGACTTCGAGTCAAGAGAACACACTTTTAGGAAAGCACTTGAAGCACTTGGATCCAACCACACATCCCACATGGTAGCCTTATGGGGGATGGGTGGAGTGGGGAAGACCACGATGATGAAGAGGCTGAAAAAGATTATTAAAGAAAAGAGGACGTTTCATTATATTGTTTTGGTGGTTATAAAGGAAAATATGGATCTCATTTCCATCCAGGATGCTGTAGCAGATTACCTGGATATGAAGCTAATAGAAAGCAATGAATCAGAAAGAGCCGATAAACTTCGTGAAGGGTTTCAGGCGAAATCAGATGGAGGTAAGAATAGGTTCCTCATAATACTGGATGATGTATGGCAATCTGTTGATATGGAAGATATTGGTTTAAGTCCTTTTCCGAATCAAGGTGTCGACTTCAAGGTCTTGTTGACCTCGGAAAACAAAGATGTTTGTGCAAAAATGGGAGTTGAAGCTAATTTAATTTTCGACGTGAAATTCTTAACAGAAGAAGAAGCACAAAGTTTGTTTTATCAATTTGTAAAAGTTTCTGATCCCCACCTTGATAAGATTGGAAAAGCTATTGTAAGAAAGTGTGGAGGTCTACCCATTGCCATCAAAACCATAGCCAATACTCTTAAAAGTAGAAACAAGGATGTATGGAAGGATGCACTTTCTCGTATAGAGCATCATGACATTGAGACAATTGCACATGTTGTTTTTCAAATGAGCTACGACAATCTCCAAAACGAAGAAGCTCAATCCATTTTTTTGCTTTGTGGATTGTTTCCTGAAGACTTTGATATTCCTACTGAGGAATTGGTGAGGTATGGATGGGGCTTGAGAGTATTTAATGGAGTGTATACTATAGGAGAAGCAAGACACAGGTTGAATGCCTACATCGAGCTGCTCAAGGATTCAAATTTGTTGATTGAAAGTGATGATGTTCACTGCGTCAAGATGCATGATTTGGTTCGTGCTTTTGTTTTGGATACGTTTAATAGATTCGAGCATTCGTTGATCGTCAACCATGGTAATGGTGGTATGTTAGGGTGGCCTGAAAATGATATGAGTGCCTCATCTTGCAAAAGAATTTCATTAATATGCAAGGGCATGTCCGATTTTCCTAGAgacgtaaagtttccaaatctCTTGATTTTGAAACTTATGCATGGAGATAAGTCTTTGAAGTTTCCTCAAGACTTTTATGGAGAAATGAAGAAGCTTCAGGTTATATCATATGATCACATGAAGTATCCCTTGCTTCCAACATCACCTCAATGCTCCACCAACCTTCGTGTGCTTCATCTTCATCAATGCTCATTGATGTTTGATTGCTCTTCTATTGGAAATCTGTTGAATCTGGAAGTGCTCAGCTTTGCTAATTCTGGTATTGAGTGGTTGCCTTCCACAATCGGAAATTTGAAGGAGCTAAGGGTACTAGATTTGACAAATTGTGATGGTCTTCGTATAGATAATGGTGTCCTAAAGaaattggtgaaacttgaagagcTTTATATGAGAGTTGGTGGTCGATATCAAAAGGCCATTAGCTTCACTGATGAAAACTGCAATGAAATGGCAGAGCGTTCAAAAAATCTTTCTGCATTAGAATTTGAGTTCTTCAAAAACAATGCTCAACCAAAGAATATGTCATTTGAGAATCTTGAACGATTCAAGATCTCAGTGGGATGTTATTTTAAGGGAGATTTCGGTAAGATCTTTCACTCTTTTGAAAACACGTTGCGGTTGGTCACCAACAGAACTGAAGTTCTTGAATCTAGGCTTAATGAGTTGTTTGAGAAAACAGATGTTCTTTATTTAAGTGTGGGAGATATGAATGATCTTGAAGATGTTGAGGTAAAGTTGGCACATCTTCCTAAATCCTCTTCCTTCCACAATTTAAGAGTCCTTATCATTTCTGAGTGTATAGAGTTGAGATACCTTTTCACACTTGATGTTGCAAACACTTTGTCAAAGCTTGAGCATCTTCAAGTTTACGAATGCGATAATATGGAAGAAATCATACATACAGAGGGTAGAGGAGAAGTGACAATTACATTCCCAAAGCTGAAGTTTTTATCATTGTGTGGGCTACCAAATCTGTTGGGTTTGTGTGGTAATGTGCACATAATTAATCTACCACAACTCACAGAGTTGAAACTTAATGGCATTCCAGGTTTCACAAGCATATATCCTGAAAAAGATGTTGAAACATCTAGTTTGTTGAATAAAGAG GTTGTAATCCCTAATTTGGAGAAACTTGATATTAGTTATATGAAGGATTTGAAAGAGATATGGCCTTGTGAATTAGGGATGAGTCAGGAAGTTGATGTTTCTACGTTGAGAGTGATTAAAGTAAGCAGTTGTGATAATCTTGTGAATCTATTCCCGTGCAATCCTATGCCATTGATACatcaccttgaagagcttcaagtgATATTTTGTGGTTCCATTGAAGTGTTATTCAACATTGAGTTGGATTCTATTGGTCAaattggagaaggcatcaacaatagCAGCTTGAGAATCATCCAATTGCAGAACTTAGGGAAGCTAAGTGAGGTGTGGAGGATAAAAGGTGCGGATAACTCTAGTCTCCTCATCAGTGGCTTTCAAGGTGTTGAAAGCATTATCATTAACAAATGCAAGAGGTTTAGAAATGTATTCACACCTACCAGCACCAATTTTGATATGGGGGCACTTATGGAGATTCGGATACAAGATTGTGGAGAAAAGAGGAGAGAGAATGAATTGGTAGAGAGTAGCCAAGAGCAAGAGCAG ATTGATATTGCAATCCCATTCACTCTCACACACTCTTTTCAAAACCTCCGTAAACTTGCTTTGGAAAAGTATGAAGGAGTGGAGGTGGTGTTTGAGATAGAGAGTCCAACAAGTAGAGAATTGGTAACAATTCACCATAATCAACAACCACTACTTCCCAACCTTGAGTTATTGGATATAAGTTTTATGGACAGCATGAGTCATGTATGGAAGTGCAACTGGAATAAATTCTTCATTCTTCAAAAACAACAGTCAGAATCCCCTTTCTGTAATCTCACAACCATACATGTTCAATATTGCCAAAGCATTAAGTACTTGTTTTCAACTCTCATGGCAAAACTTCTTTCCAACCTAAAGAAGGTCGAGGTAAGAGAGTGTCATGGTATTGAAGAAGTTGTTTCGAACAGAGATGATGAAGATGAGGAAAAGACTACATTTACATCTACATCTTCTGAAAAAAGCACTAATTTGTTCCCTCGTCTTGAATCTCTCGCTCTTTATCAACTTCCAAATCTCAAGTGTATTGGTGGTGGTGGTTCTGCCAACAGTGGGAACAATGAAATATCTCTTGATAATTCCACTACTACTTCTTTTGTTGATCAATCTaag TTTTATCAGGCAGGTGGCATTTTTTGGACGTTATGCCAATACTCCAGAGAGATAAATATAAGGGAGTGTTATGCATTATCAAGTGTAATTCCATGTTATGCAGCAGGACAGATGCAAAAGGTTCAAGTGCTGAATATATACAGGTGCAACTCAATGAAGGAGTTATTTGAAACTCAAGGGATGAACAACAACATTGGTGACAGTGGTTGTGATGAAGGAAATGGTTGTATACCAGCAATTTCAAGACTAAATAACGTTATTATGCTACCCAATCTAAAGATATTGAAGATTGAAGATTGTGGTAATCTGGAACATGTATTCACATTCTCCGCACTTGAAAGCCTGAAACAACTCGAAGAGTTAACGATAGAGAAATGCAAGGCAATGAAAGTGATAGTGAAGGAAGAGGATGAATATGGAGAGCAAACAACAAAGGCATCTTCAAAGGAGGTTGTGGTCTTTCCTCGTCTCAAGTCCATTGAACTGGAAAATCTACAAGAGCTCATGGGTTTCTACTTAGGGAAGAATGAGATTCAGTGGCCTTCATTGGATAAGGTTATGATCAAGAATTGCCCAGAAATGATGGTGTTTGCACCTGGTGAGTCCACAGCTCCCAAGCGCAAGTATATAAATACAAGCTTTGGCATATATGGGATGGAGGAGGTACTTGAAACTCAAGGGATGCACAACAATAATGATGACAATTGTTGTGATGATGGAAATGGTGGAATTCCAAGACTAAATAACGTTATTATGTTTCCAAATATAAAGATATTGCAAATCAGCAATTGTGGCAGTTTGGAACATATATTCACATTCTCTGCACTTGAAAGCCTGATACAGCTCAAAGAGTTAACAATAGCGGATTGCAAGGCAATGAAAGTGATTGTGAAGGAGGAATATGATGTAGAGCAAACAAGGGCATCGAAGGCTGTGGTCTTTTCTTGTCTAAAGTCCATTACACTATGCCATCTACCAGAGTTGGTGGGTTTCTTCTTGGGGAAGAATGAGTTCTGGTGGCCTTCATTGGATAAGGTTACCATCATAGATTGCCCACAAATGATGGTGTTCACACCTGGTGGGTCAACAACTCCCCACCTCAAGTACATACACTCAAGCTTAGGCAAACATACTCTTGAATGTGGCCTTAATTTTCAAGTCACAACTACTGCATATCATCAG ACCCCATTCCTGAGTTTGTGCCCTGCTACTTCAGAAGGGATGCCTTGGTCCTTTCATAATTTGATCGAAGTATCTTTGATGTTTAATGATGTTGAGAAGATTATTCCATCCAATGAGTTGCTAAATCTGCAAAAGCTGGAAAAGGTTCATGTAAGGCATTGTAATGGGGTAGAGGAGGTATTTGAAGCATTGGAGGAAGGGACAAATAGTAGTATTGGTTTTGATGAATTGTCACAAACTACTACTCTTGTCAAACTTCCAAACCTAACACAAGTGGAGTTAGAGTATCTAGATTGTCTGAGGTATATATGGAAGACCAATCAGTGGACAGCATTCGAGTTTCCAAACCTAACAACAGTCACTATCAGAGAATGTCATGGGTTAGAACATGTATTTACTAGTTCCATGGTTGGTAGTCTGTTGCAACTCCAAGAGCTACATATATATAACTGCAAATATATGGAGGAGGTAATCGCCAGGGATGCAGatgttgtagaagaagaagaagaagatgatgatcatGACAAAAGGAAAGACATCACATTACCTTTTCTAAAAACTGTAACACTTGCTAGCCTTCCCCGTCTTAAGGGGTTTTGGTTAGGGAAGGAGGATTTTTCATTCCCATTATTGGATACTTTAAGTATTGAGGAATGCCCAGCAATAATGACTTTCACCAAGGGCAATTCTGCTACTCCTAAGCTAAAAGAAATAGAAAAGGGGAA
- the LOC111908477 gene encoding small nuclear ribonucleoprotein SmD3b, whose translation MSRSLGIPVKLLHEAAGHIVTVELKSGEVYRGSLVECEDNWNCQVENVTFTAKDGKISQLEHVFIRGSKVRFMIIPDMLKNAPMFKRLEARIKGKSSALGVGRGRAVAMRARAQAAGRGAAAAPGRGR comes from the exons ATGAGTCGGAGCTTAGGGATACCGGTGAAGCTGCTACACGAGGCCGCCGGTCACATTGTGACGGTGGAACTCAAAAGCGGAGAAGTGTACAGAGGAAGCTTAGTCGAATGCGAAGACAACTGGAACTGTCAAGTCGAAAACGTTACTTTCACTGCTAAG GATGGAAAGATCTCACAACTTGAGCATGTCTTTATTCGAGGCAGCAAAGTTAG GTTTATGATCATACCAGATATGCTTAAGAATGCTCCTATGTTCAAGCGATTGGAAGCTAGAATTAAG GGTAAAAGTTCAGCACTTGGTGTTGGTCGAGGCCGTGCTGTTGCCATGCGAGCTCGG GCTCAGGCTGCTGGTCGTGGAGCTGCTGCTGCACCTGGTAGGGGGAGGTGA